From a single Nitrogeniibacter mangrovi genomic region:
- a CDS encoding PhoH family protein: MPKTLDILLEPLDNERLSNLCGTLDENLRQIETAYDVSISRRGEHFALRGHPSQSVLAHKALKHFYAQADEHLTVDDIQLGLVELANLSQASQSAPALLTRKSDLHGRTPRQVQYLRQIQDFDITFGVGPAGTGKTFLAVASAVDALEREHVERIILTRPAVEAGERLGFLPGDLSQKVDPYLRPLYDALYDLLGFERVGKLFEKGAIEIAPLAFMRGRTLNHSFIILDEAQNTTPEQMKMFLTRIGIGAKAVVTGDLTQVDLPRGTRSGLREAVDVLSNVRGIAFTEFLREDVVRHPLVARIVEAYEKSARRREREQARKRKEDDTHDPA; this comes from the coding sequence TTGCCGAAAACCCTCGATATCCTGCTCGAGCCGCTGGACAACGAGCGACTGTCCAACCTGTGCGGCACGCTGGACGAAAACCTGCGCCAGATCGAGACCGCCTACGACGTGTCCATCTCCCGCCGCGGGGAGCATTTCGCCCTGCGCGGTCATCCTTCGCAGTCGGTGCTGGCGCACAAGGCGCTGAAGCACTTCTATGCCCAGGCGGACGAGCACCTGACCGTCGACGACATCCAGCTCGGTCTGGTCGAACTGGCCAATCTCAGCCAGGCCAGCCAGAGCGCGCCGGCCCTGCTCACCCGCAAGAGCGATCTGCACGGGCGCACGCCGCGCCAGGTGCAGTACCTGCGCCAGATCCAGGACTTCGACATCACCTTCGGGGTCGGCCCGGCCGGCACCGGCAAGACCTTTCTGGCGGTGGCCAGCGCGGTCGACGCGCTTGAACGCGAGCATGTGGAGCGCATCATCCTCACCCGTCCGGCGGTCGAGGCCGGCGAGCGGCTCGGCTTCCTGCCCGGCGACCTGAGCCAGAAGGTCGACCCCTACCTGCGTCCGCTCTACGACGCGCTCTACGACCTGCTCGGCTTCGAACGCGTGGGCAAGCTGTTCGAGAAAGGGGCGATCGAGATCGCGCCGCTGGCCTTCATGCGCGGGCGCACCCTGAACCATTCCTTCATCATCCTCGACGAGGCGCAGAACACCACGCCCGAGCAGATGAAGATGTTCCTCACACGCATCGGCATCGGCGCCAAGGCGGTGGTGACCGGCGACCTGACCCAGGTGGACCTGCCGCGCGGCACCCGCAGCGGCCTGCGCGAGGCGGTGGACGTGCTCTCCAACGTGCGCGGGATCGCCTTCACCGAGTTCCTGCGCGAGGACGTGGTGCGCCACCCGCTGGTGGCGCGCATCGTCGAAGCCTACGAAAAGAGCGCCCGCCGCCGCGAGCGCGAACAGGCGCGCAAGCGCAAGGAAGACGACACCCATGACCCAGCGTGA